Proteins encoded together in one Marmota flaviventris isolate mMarFla1 chromosome Y, mMarFla1.hap1, whole genome shotgun sequence window:
- the LOC139703555 gene encoding uncharacterized protein CXorf51A-like, whose protein sequence is MAKATKKSQKPNADMAQSTSSMKERKNMKTSYHHSRCGRGSKILKSTNKGKKTLQNNSSKRDSEKPSTSLKKSKKTKGTILFGHYHRLNEKLNREPEMENTPETSSISSDDLDSK, encoded by the exons ATGGCTAAGGCaaccaagaaatcacagaagcctAATGCAGATATGGCCCAGTCAACATCatcgatgaaagaaagaaagaatatgaagactTCCTATCATCACTCCAGATGCGGAAGAGGCAGCAAG ATACTAAAGTCCACCAATAAGGgtaaaaaaacacttcaaaataattcaagcaaaagagactcagaaaagccttccacatctctgaaaaaatctaagaaaactaaaggaaCAATACTCTTTGGTCATTATCATCggctaaatgaaaaactgaatagagagccagaaatggaaaatacccCAGAAACCTCCAGCATTTCAAGTGATGATCTGGACAGCAAGTAA